Proteins from a single region of Hordeum vulgare subsp. vulgare chromosome 6H, MorexV3_pseudomolecules_assembly, whole genome shotgun sequence:
- the LOC123401457 gene encoding glutathionyl-hydroquinone reductase YqjG gives MGCLYIFMKAQWKMVGPSLSIVPLSPTSLPPSSSTLSMSPVAAHRASPAMWSPQPPPPCLQLRRLPPTLPPSSRRGRSLIRIAASQEDPLTALTRVLWGRALPPSQLVLAVRHGWTSAWRLLMRQLAPSDPATGAFTRTPSRFPAVAQPAPGPGARLHLYVGLPCPWAHRALLVRALLGLGPRLPVSVAVPGDDGAWSFTPESPDALYGKRRLRDVYAARRGGFEGRASVPMLWDADRREVVCNESIEIAKFLCTLADDTTNALDLWPPEHRQEIDRWYGVIYPSVNNGVYRCGFAQSQAAYDAAAGELFAALDMLEGHLSGSRYLCAGAGAGVTLADVCLFTTLIRFDLVYNPLFRCSRRKLVEYPSLHAYMREIYQLPGAAETCDMAAIADGYFGTLFPLNPGGILPIVPASCSREALMEPHGREALPSAAAADGRQLGATASVVG, from the coding sequence ATGGGTTGTTTGTACATATTTATGAAGGCCCAATGGAAAATGGTTGGGCCTTCCTTATCCATCGTCCCACTCTCACCCACTTCTCTCCCTCCGTCCTCGTCCACACTCTCGATGTCGCCTGTCGCGGCGCACCGAGCCTCTCCGGCCATGTGGTCCCCGCAGCCTCCGCCGCCCTGCCTCCAGCTCCGGCGACTCCCGCCGACGCTCCCTCCCTCCTCGCGCCGCGGCCGCAGCCTCATCCGCATCGCCGCCTCGCAGGAGGACCCGCTGACCGCGCTGACCCGGGTGCTGTGGGGCCGCGCGCTGCCGCCGTCGCAGCTCGTGCTCGCCGTCCGCCACGGCTGGACCTCCGCGTGGCGCCTCCTCATGCGCCAGCTCGCGCCCTCCGACCCGGCCACGGGGGCCTTCACCCGCACCCCGTCCCGCTTCCCGGCCGTCGCGCAGCCCGCGCCCGGCCCCGGCGCGCGCCTCCACCTCTACGTCGGCCTCCCCTGCCCCTGGGCCCACCGCGCCCTCCTCGTCCGTGCCCTCCTCGGCCTGGGGCCCCGCCTCCCCGTCTCCGTCGCCGTCCCGGGCGACGACGGCGCGTGGTCCTTCACGCCGGAGAGCCCCGACGCGCTCTACGGCAAGCGCAGGCTCCGGGACGTGTACGCCGCCCGGCGCGGCGGGTTCGAGGGCCGGGCGTCCGTGCCCATGCTCTGGGACGCCGACCGCCGCGAGGTGGTCTGCAACGAGAGCATCGAGATCGCCAAGTTCCTCTGCACGCTCGCCGACGACACCACCAACGCCCTCGACCTCTGGCCGCCGGAGCACCGCCAGGAGATCGACCGCTGGTACGGCGTCATCTACCCGAGCGTCAACAACGGCGTGTACCGGTGCGGGTTCGCGCAGAGCCAGGCGGCCTACGACGCGGCGGCGGGGGAGCTCTTCGCCGCGCTAGACATGCTCGAGGGCCACCTCTCCGGGTCACGGTACCtgtgcgccggcgccggcgccggcgtgacGCTGGCCGACGTGTGCCTCTTCACCACTCTGATACGGTTCGACCTGGTGTACAACCCGCTGTTCCGGTGCAGCAGGAGGAAGCTGGTGGAGTACCCCAGCCTCCACGCCTACATGCGCGAGATCTACCAGCTGCCCGGCGCCGCCGAGACCTGCGACATGGCCGCCATCGCCGACGGGTACTTCGGGACACTCTTCCCGCTCAACCCCGGCGGGATCCTGCCCATCGTGCCGGCGAGCTGCAGCCGGGAAGCCCTCATGGAACCTCATGGCAGAGAAGCATTgccttctgctgctgctgctgatggtaGGCAGCTAGGAGCAACTGCTAGTGTTGTTGGCTAG